In a single window of the Thamnophis elegans isolate rThaEle1 chromosome 8, rThaEle1.pri, whole genome shotgun sequence genome:
- the COLEC12 gene encoding collectin-12 has translation MKDDFAEEEEVQSFGYKRFGIQEGTQCTKCKSNWALKFSIILLYILCALLAITVAVLGYKVVEKMDNVSGDMEDSRQRCSEKLSEVKSDLKKLDYQAEEKAMTTNTELSSFKDDIVALRQQFYEISEKTTKNKDTLEKLQESGSMLNDRQGQMNGVLDSNSFMIKNINKTLQAYNGYISDLQQDTNNIQTNLQSQMHSHNVVILNLNNLNQTQVQQRNLISALQRSVDDTSQAIQRIKNDFQNLQQVALQARKDTDWLKEKVQILQVLAANNSVMTKANNDTLEDVSSQLNSFSGQMENITTIAQANEQSLKDLQEHYKEYENRTSAKFNQQEDQFHSFETDIVNIISNISYTAHHLRTLTSNLNDARTTCTDTLSKHMDELTSMNNTLTNIRFDATTLRMQQDVMRTRLDIEVANLSVIMEEMKLVDSKHGQLIKNFTILQGPPGPRGSKGDRGPQGPIGLTGPKGQKGDKGEPGPPGPQGEKGPSGPSGIPGEKGGKGSRGSPGSKGQRGSTGKTGLPGPSGDPGLPGPPGKDGPPGPQGPPGPPGLQGFVGEPGIPGARGLSGFPGVPGLRGLPGEPGPPGPPGPAIAMALQGEISGCPAYWKNFSGNCYYFSNERAIFDDAKLFCDEKSSHLVFINSKEEQQWLKKQVIAKGSFWIGLTDSVKEDEWRWLDGTLPEYINWSAGQPDNWKHGHGPGEDCAGLIHAGLWNDFHCEDVNSFICEQDVEKAQPPGL, from the exons gtATTCAAGAAGGAACACAATGCACCAAGTGTAAAAGTAACTGGGCACTGAAATTTTCTATCATACTTTTATATATATTATGTGCCTTGCTAGCAATAACAGTAGCCGTCTTGGGATACAAAG ttGTAGAAAAAATGGACAATGTTTCTGGTGACATGGAAGATTCACGCCAACGATGCAGTGAGAAGCTTTCAGAAGTTAAAAGTGATTTAAAGAAACTGG ATTATCAAGCTGAAGAGAAAGCTATGACCACAAACACAGAGCTTTCAAGTTTCAAAGATGATATTGTAGCCCTCCGCCAGCAATTTTATGAGATTTCAGAGAAAACCACAAAGAACAAAGATACACTGGAAAAGTTACAAGAATCTGGTAGCATGTTAAATGATAGGCAAGGTCAAATGAATGGTGTTTTGGACAGCAACTCTTTCATGATCAAAAATATCAACAAAACTCTTCAAGCTTACAATGGCTACATCAGTGATCTCCAACAAGACACAAATAACATTCAAACAAACTTGCAAAGCCAAATGCACTCACATAATGTTGTCATACTGAATTTAAATAATCTTAACCAGACACAGGTTCAGCAAAGAAATCTTATCAGTGCTTTGCAGAGATCGGTGGATGACACAAGTCAGGCTATTCAAAGAATCAAAAATGACTTTCAAAACCTTCAGCAGGTTGCCCTCCAAGCACGGAAAGATACTGATTGGCTTAAAGAGAAGGTGCAGATTTTACAAGTATTAGCAGCTAACAATTCAGTTATGACCAAAGCTAATAATGATACACTTGAGGATGTGAGCAGTCAGTTAAACTCATTCAGTGGACAGATGGAGAATATCACTACTATTGCTCAAGCCAATGAACAAAGTTTGAAGGATCTCCAAGAACACTATAAAGAATATGAAAACAGAACATCTGCCAAATTTAACCAGCAAGAAGACCAATTCCATAGCTTTGAGACAGATATTGTCAACATTATTAGTAATATTAGCTACACTGCCCATCACTTACGGACACTAACCAGCAATCTCAATGATGCCAGGACAACGTGCACAGATACTCTTAGTAAGCATATGGATGAGCTGACTTCTATGAACAACACATTAACTAATATTCGTTTTGATGCTACTACTTTAAGGATGCAGCAGGATGTGATGCGGACACGGTTAGATATTGAAGTAGCAAATTTATCAGTAATAATGGAAGAAATGAAGCTGGTGGATTCTAAACATGGCCAGCTGATTAAAAATTTCACAATACTGCAAG GTCCACCAGGTCCAAGAGGGTCCAAAGGTGACAGAGGACCCCAAGGTCCAATTGGACTTACTGGGCCCAAGGGACaaaaaggagacaaaggagaaCCAGGACCTCCAGGACCTCAAGGTGAAAAGGGACCAAGTGGTCCATCTGGAATACCAGGTGAAAAAGGTGGAAAAGGTTCCAGAGGTTCACCTGGATCTAAAGGCCAGAGAGGTTCAACTGGGAAGACTGGGCTGCCCGGTCCTAGTGGAGATCCAGGACTCCCTGGACCACCTGGCAAAGATGGACCCCCTGGCCCACAAGGCCCACCTGGACCCCCAGGTCTTCAAGgatttgttggtgaaccagggATACCTGGTGCTCGTGGGTTGTCTGGTTTCCCAGGTGTACCTGGACTACGTGGTCTTCCAGGCGAGCCTGGTCCTCCTGGACCGCCAGGTCCAGCAATAGCTATGGCACTACAAGGCGAAATTAGCG GTTGTCCTGCTTACTGGAAGAACTTTTCAGGCAACTGCTACTACTTTTCAAATGAAAGAGCCATATTTGATGATGCAAAGCTTTTCTGCGACGAAAAATCATCTCATTTGGTTTTCATCAATAGCAAAGAGGAACAG CAATGGTTGAAAAAACAAGttattgcaaaaggcagtttctGGATTGGCCTCACTGACTCAGTGAAAGAAGATGAGTGGCGGTGGCTGGATGGTACCCTACCAGAATACAT AAACTGGAGTGCTGGACAGCCTGATAACTGGAAACATGGACATGGGCCAGGGGAAGATTGTGCTGGATTAATCCATGCTGGGCTCTGGAATGACTTTCACTGTGAAGATGTTAATAGTTTTATTTGTGAACAAGATGTAGAAAAAG